The Capra hircus breed San Clemente chromosome 2, ASM170441v1, whole genome shotgun sequence genome window below encodes:
- the CD164L2 gene encoding CD164 sialomucin-like 2 protein isoform X3, which produces MAALGPRALRAALCGGCCCLLLCAQLAVAGKGARGFGRGALLRVNIWPAVRVACTQLKPCEHCVEGDRAHNLSGCVWEQCRPEEPGRCVAQAEVVKEGCSIYNRSESCPAVHHHPTHEPKTATTESPSVPEAHSPGFDGASFTGGVVMVLSLQAVAFFVLRFLKAKDSTYQTL; this is translated from the exons ATGGCCGCGCTGGGACCCCGCGCCTTACGGGCTGCGCTCTGTGGCGGCTGCTGCTGCCTCCTCCTGTGTGCCCAGCTTGCTGTGGCTG GTAAAGGTGCTCGAGGCTTTGGGCGGGGAGCCCTGCTCCGCGTGAACATCTGGCCAGCTGTCCGAGTGGCCTGCACACAGCTGAAGCCCTGTGAGCATTGTGTGGAGGGGGACCGAGCACACAACCTCTCCGGCTGTGTGTGGGAGCAGTGTCGGCCGGAGGAGCCAG GACGCTGTGTGGCCCAAGCGGAGGTGGTCAAGGAAGGTTGCTCCATCTACAACCGCTCAGAGTCATGTCCAG CTGTGCACCACCACCCAACTCATGAACCGAAGACAGCCACAACAG AGAGCCCCTCGGTCCCTGAGGCCCACAGCCCCGGCTTTGACGGGGCCAGCTTCACCGGAGGCGTGGTGATGGTGCTGAGTCTGCAGGCAGTGGCCTTCTTCGTCCTGCGCTTCCTCAAGGCCAAGGACAGCACCTACCAGACGCTGTGA
- the CD164L2 gene encoding CD164 sialomucin-like 2 protein isoform X1, translating to MAALGPRALRAALCGGCCCLLLCAQLAVAGKGARGFGRGALLRVNIWPAVRVACTQLKPCEHCVEGDRAHNLSGCVWEQCRPEEPGRCVAQAEVVKEGCSIYNRSESCPAVHHHPTHEPKTATTESPSVPEAHSPGFDGASFTGGVVMVLSLQAVAFFVLRFLKAKDSTYQTLEENQ from the exons ATGGCCGCGCTGGGACCCCGCGCCTTACGGGCTGCGCTCTGTGGCGGCTGCTGCTGCCTCCTCCTGTGTGCCCAGCTTGCTGTGGCTG GTAAAGGTGCTCGAGGCTTTGGGCGGGGAGCCCTGCTCCGCGTGAACATCTGGCCAGCTGTCCGAGTGGCCTGCACACAGCTGAAGCCCTGTGAGCATTGTGTGGAGGGGGACCGAGCACACAACCTCTCCGGCTGTGTGTGGGAGCAGTGTCGGCCGGAGGAGCCAG GACGCTGTGTGGCCCAAGCGGAGGTGGTCAAGGAAGGTTGCTCCATCTACAACCGCTCAGAGTCATGTCCAG CTGTGCACCACCACCCAACTCATGAACCGAAGACAGCCACAACAG AGAGCCCCTCGGTCCCTGAGGCCCACAGCCCCGGCTTTGACGGGGCCAGCTTCACCGGAGGCGTGGTGATGGTGCTGAGTCTGCAGGCAGTGGCCTTCTTCGTCCTGCGCTTCCTCAAGGCCAAGGACAGCACCTACCAGACGCT GGAGGAGAACCAGTAG
- the CD164L2 gene encoding CD164 sialomucin-like 2 protein isoform X2, giving the protein MAALGPRALRAALCGGCCCLLLCAQLAVAGKGARGFGRGALLRVNIWPAVRVACTQLKPCEHCVEGDRAHNLSGCVWEQCRPEEPGRCVAQAEVVKEGCSIYNRSESCPAVHHHPTHEPKTATTESPSVPEAHSPGFDGASFTGGVVMVLSLQAVAFFVLRFLKAKDSTYQTLI; this is encoded by the exons ATGGCCGCGCTGGGACCCCGCGCCTTACGGGCTGCGCTCTGTGGCGGCTGCTGCTGCCTCCTCCTGTGTGCCCAGCTTGCTGTGGCTG GTAAAGGTGCTCGAGGCTTTGGGCGGGGAGCCCTGCTCCGCGTGAACATCTGGCCAGCTGTCCGAGTGGCCTGCACACAGCTGAAGCCCTGTGAGCATTGTGTGGAGGGGGACCGAGCACACAACCTCTCCGGCTGTGTGTGGGAGCAGTGTCGGCCGGAGGAGCCAG GACGCTGTGTGGCCCAAGCGGAGGTGGTCAAGGAAGGTTGCTCCATCTACAACCGCTCAGAGTCATGTCCAG CTGTGCACCACCACCCAACTCATGAACCGAAGACAGCCACAACAG AGAGCCCCTCGGTCCCTGAGGCCCACAGCCCCGGCTTTGACGGGGCCAGCTTCACCGGAGGCGTGGTGATGGTGCTGAGTCTGCAGGCAGTGGCCTTCTTCGTCCTGCGCTTCCTCAAGGCCAAGGACAGCACCTACCAGACGCT AATCTGA